A region from the Capra hircus breed San Clemente chromosome 9, ASM170441v1, whole genome shotgun sequence genome encodes:
- the RPS12 gene encoding 40S ribosomal protein S12, giving the protein MAEEGIAAGGVMDVNTALQEVLKTALIHDGLARGIREAAKALDKRQAHLCVLASNCDEPMYVKLVEALCAEHQINLIKVDDNKKLGEWVGLCKIDREGKPRKVVGCSCVVVKDYGKESQAKDVIEEYFKCKK; this is encoded by the exons ATGGCCGAGGAAGG cattGCTGCTGGAGGTGTAATGGACGTTAATACTGCTCTGCAAGAGGTGCTGAAGACCGCCCTCATCCACGATGGCTTAGCACGTGGAATTCGCGAAGCTGCGAAAGCTTTAGACAA GCGCCAAGCCCATCTATGTGTGCTTGCATCCAACTGTGATGAGCCTATGTATGTCAAGTTGGTGGAGGCCCTTTGTGCTGAGCATCAAATCAACCTGATTAAG GTTGATGACAACAAGAAACTAGGGGAATGGGTAGGCCTCTGTAAAATTGACAGAGAGGGAAAACCCCGTAAAGTGGTTGGTTGCAGTTGTGTGGTGGTTAAG GACTATGGCAAAGAATCTCAGGCCAAGGATGTCATCGAGGAGTACTTCAAATGCaagaaatga